From the genome of Nicotiana sylvestris chromosome 1, ASM39365v2, whole genome shotgun sequence:
GGAGACTCAAAGAATGGATTTTGTTTTCTTCAATCAAGATTTGTTCAGAATGGATATGTTAAATGGACTTCTTGACATTTTAAGACTTGGTGAACGATATGCTTCTAATGTTGGAAAACAAACATTTCTACCAAATTCATTTATAGGAGGGCCTAGAGATATGCGTCAACGTTATATGGACGATATTGCATTAGTGCAGTATTTTGGAAAGCCTGATTTATTTATAACAATGACATGTAACCCAACTTGGCCAGAAATTGAGGAACATTTAGCACCTAGCGATGAGGCACAAAATAGACCTGATTTGATCAGTCGCGTATTTAAGGCCAAAATAGAAGAGCTGAAGACGGATATTCAAAAACGAAATATCTTTGGAAAAGTTGTTGCTTTTATGTACACCGTTGAGTTTCAAAAATGAGGTTTACCTCATGCTCATTTTCTTATTATATTACAAAATGACTATAAATTGTTGACAACTGAAGCATACGATGAAATAATTAGAGCAGAATTACCAGACGCTAATGCAGACTCAGATTTGCGTAAGCTTGTTCTTAAGCATATGATGCACGGTCCTTGTGGTAGTTTAGACCCAACAAATTCCTGTATGAGGAAAAAAACGGGTTCTTGCAAGTTCAAATATCCAAAAATATCTGCTTATCAAACATTAAAAGGAAATGATTCTCTTCCAATTTATAGAAGACGAAATACAGGTGAAGTTGTGAAGTAAGAGGTCATGACTTAGATAACTCTTGGGTTGTCCCATACAATCCATATTTACTCGGTAAATACAATTGTCACATAAATGTTGAAGTTTGCATCAAAGTTGTGAAGTACCTTTATAAGTACATCTGTAAAGGACATGACAAAATTGCATTTTCTGTACAAAATGATGCGAATATAGAAATAGATGAGGTAAATGAATATCGATCTACTAGATGGGTATCACCTCCGGAAGCTGTATGGCGTCTCTTTCGTTTTCCTATTAGCGAAATGTCTCCGAATGTTTATCATCTTCAACTGCATCTTGATGGACAAcaacttgttttcttcaagaaAAATATGGATATAAATACGATTGTAAATAATCCCATGATTAAAAAAACTATGTTGACCGAATTCTTCTATATGAACAAAACAGGTAAGAATGCCATGAAACTGAACTTATTGTACAGAGAATTTCCTGAATACTTTGTGTGGTCCTCCAGCGACAAATTTTGGGCACTTCGACAGCGTCGTTGTACTGTTGGCCGCGTTTCATCCAACAGAAGGAGAACGATATTATCTTAGATTATTATTGATGCATGTGCGTGGGCCGACATCGTAAGAGGATCTTCTTATGGTAAATGGAGAACTTTGTAGTACATTTAGAGAATTTGTGGAAAAAAGAGGATTATTACAGTGTGA
Proteins encoded in this window:
- the LOC138873049 gene encoding uncharacterized protein, with product MAPALRNLYLGSSAKSKHFQTYIRTYNNMFAFSSLGVSYDKDLAKRNRGIYTFRVQGQMYHFIDDLYPAERRPKNLQLYFYDNDNEIANRMACSNKIDELIVWELIDTLKDNPYSIFLRTLSEISNLQNYHIALKCNSGLDQRIFNLPSTTEVAAIWVDENDVGAIHVPHIQIYTHSNRTQRVNYYFGCYNPLQYPLLFPYGQSGWHCGIKKFHGEENMPKNYALSDLEQLPNIKNFTSVDGYLDMEDQVMQKGKRKRDTVSVREYYSYRLQMRNDDEDELLHTGRLLQQYSVDEYIKLETQRMDFVFFNQDLFRMDMLNGLLDILRLGERYASNVGKQTFLPNSFIGGPRDMRQRYMDDIALVQYFGKPDLFITMTCNPTWPEIEEHLAPSDEAQNRPDLISRVFKAKIEELKTDIQKRNIFGKVVAFIAELPDANADSDLRKLVLKHMMHGPCGSLDPTNSCMRKKTGSCKFKYPKISAYQTLKGNDSLPIYRRRNTVCIKVVKYLYKYICKGHDKIAFSVQNDANIEIDEVNEYRSTRWVSPPEAVWRLFRFPISEMSPNVYHLQLHLDGQQLVFFKKNMDINTIVNNPMIKKTMLTEFFYMNKTGKNAMKLNLLYREFPEYFVWSSSDKFWALRQRRCTVGRVSSNRRRTILS